The DNA sequence GTTTAGAAAAAAAACATTTTTATTAGGAATATTTTTAACATTTTTAGTTACAATTATATTTTTTATGTATTCTAATTTAAAGATAAATCTTTTTGAAATATTTGAATTAAAAACAGTAGATTTAAGATATAAAATTAGAGGAACTGAGAAAAAAGATTTAGGAGTTATCATAATAGGAATAGATGAGAAAAGTTTAGACAAGATAGGGAAATGGCCATGGAAAAGAAGTATACATGGAGAATTAGTTAAGAAATTAAATGAAGATGGAGTTAAAAGTATAGCTTTTGATGTATCTTTTACAGAAAGTTCGACATCAAAAGAGTTATTAGATTATAAATTAAATTTAAAAAAAATAATATTGAATGGTTATAAAAATGGAGATATAAAGAAAAAAACAGCTCTGTCTTTGGCAAAAGAATTAAATAAACTAAAATTAGATGAAGATTATTTATTTGCAAAGGCTTTGAAAAAAGCTGGGAATGTATCAATAGGAACTTACAATATATTAAATGAAAAAGATGTAAAGTTATCAAAAGAGGTTTTGGATAATAAAGTATACATATTTAATAGATATGTTAATGTTCCTGGTCTTGCAGAGCAACTAAAGGAAGTAGGTAGAACTGGAAAAAGGAGTTTTGAGCCATTTTCAGTATATAAAGTTATTCCGCCGATAAAATTAATAGGAACATTTTGTTATGGTGTAGCACCTTACGAGATTGGAAGACCTGATCCAGATGGCGTATTCAGAAGTATACCTATGGCAACATATGAAAAATATACCGGATTATACTTTCCACCATTATATTTACTTGCGTATCTAAACGCTAATAAATATACAATGGACAAAAATGTAGTGTTAGATATAAAAAATAATAGACTTAAAATTTATAAAAATGCAGCTCAACTTTCAGGGCTAGAAAAAAGTATTCCATTAAATAAAGATGGATATCAACGGCTTAATTATTATGGAAAAGGGCATACATTTGAATATGTATCTTATATTGACGTGTTAAATGGAAATGTATCAAAAGATAAATTAAAAGATAAAATTGCCTTAGTTGGTTATACTGATACAGCAAAAGGGTTATATGATTTGAGAGCGACTCCATTTGATCCAAATACCCCAGGAGTAGAAATTCATGCGACTGCAATACAAAATTTGATAGATAATAAATATTTAGTGAGATGGGAAGTTGGAGAACATACAATATTAATATTAATTTTTGGATTGTTAATAACAATGTCTTTATCTATGAAAAAAGCTAACTTTAAAACTACAAATTTTATGGCACTGGGTATAATAACAGGTTATATTGCAATGGCGCAAATTTTATTTAATAATGGTATTTGGATAGAGATTTTTTATCCAACAATGAGTTATATTACAATATATTTGTCATTATTAATATTAAATTATGTAAATGAAGAGTTGGAGAAAAAGAGAGTGAAAAATGCTTTTAGACATTATACACCTCCAGCACTAATAGATGAACTGTTAAAAAATCCTGACAAATTAAAACTCGGTGGAGAAAGAAAAATTTTGACAGCTTTTTTTTCGGACATACAAGGATTTACAAGTATATCTGAAGGAATGGGACCAGAAGAACTTGTTGAATTTTTAAATGAATATTTATCTTATATGACAGATATAATATTAAATGATAATGGAATGGTTGATAAATATGAAGGCGATGCTATTATGGCAGTGTTTGGAGCACCAGTATACATAGAAGATCATGCGTTAAGAGCGTGTTATGCAGCTTTAGAATATCAAAAGAAATTAGATGAATTAAGAGAAAAATGGTCTGGAAGAGGATTACCACCTATTTATGCTAGAATAGGAATAAATACAGGAGAAATGATTGTTGGGAATATGGGGTCTCAAGATAGATTTGATTATACAGTTATAGGAGATAATGTAAATTTAGCTTCAAGATTAGAAGGGGCTAATAAACAATATGGAACTTATATAATGATTAGTTCAGATACTTATAGAGAAGTAAAAGATTATGTAGAAGTAAGAGAGTTGGATATAATTAGAGTAAAAGGTAAAAATAAGCCAGTAGATGTGTATGAATTAATTTGTAAAAAAGGAGAATTAACAGAGCAAAAAAAAGGAGTTTTGAAATATTTTTTAAAAGGATTAGTTTATTATAGAGCACAAGAATGGGAAGAGGCGATAAATTCATTTGAAAAAGTATTAGAAATTGATAAAAATGATTCTCCAGCAAAAGTATATATAAAAAGATGTGAGATTTTTCAAAAAAATTCACCTGAAGAAAATTGGGATGGGGTTTATACTTTTACCACAAAATAAATTTATAATAAATAAAAGAGGGAGGAATTAAGATGAAAAGAATACTAATGATTTTACTAGGGCTAATGCTTGTAGTTAATATGGGTGTTTTTGCACAAGGAGATGATTTAGAATCATTGTTACAAGAAGATGATACATCATTAGAGCAACAATTATTGGGAACTGCTGAGAAAAAAAGTGGAGATTTAATGGGTGGTAGTGTAAAAGATATAATAGGACAGGCTGTACTACAATATCCAAATGAAAAAGTATGGAAACAAGTGTATAAAGGGATGGGAGTTAAAGAAGGAACAACAGTAGTTACTATGGAAAATTCAGAGGCTAAAATTGAGTTAGAAAATGGAGCAATTATTGATTTAAGACCAAAGACACAAGCTATATTTAATACTTTAAGAGAAGACCCAGAGAAAAAAGAGATGACAGAAACAGGTATTCAACTTTTTGTAGGAAAAATATATTCAAATGTAAAAAAACTTGTAAAAACAGGTTCGAAATATGAAGTAAAAACAGGGTCAGCAACTGCGGGAGTGAGAGGTACAAAATTTACAGTTGCAGTAAATGAAACAGGAGATACAGAAATTACAACTTATGAAGGAACTGTTGCAGTAACAACAGTACAATCGCCAGAACCAGTTTTTGTAATGGCAGGAGAAAAAATAAAAGCATTAAAAGGTGGGAAAGTAAATCCAAAAGAAAAACATAATGAATTACCACCAAAATCATTAGAAAAACCAGTAAAAGAGAAGAAAAAAGCAGAAAAAAAAGCTAAAGTAGAAGAAAAGAAACCAACTGAAAAAGGAAATGCTGGAGTTACAATGGAAGCAGGTTCTAACGTTGTAAATGGTAAAAGTTATGGAACGTTGGAGATAAAACCTGATTTTGCACATATATTTGGAACGCCAATTGGATTAGGTTTAAAAATAATGGTGTTGCAAGGAGATGAAAATGGTAAAAATGTAACTAAATATGGTCCAAATGCTTCTGATAAATGGTATGATTCAGTATCTTTAAGATGGGCAGAATACGATAGTAAAACATTTGGCATAAGATATGGAGAATTATCTGGAGTAAGTTATGGTCAAGGATTGTTAATGAGTGGATATTCTACTTTTGGAATAAAAACAAGAGTGACTTTACCAAAAAATGGATTTAAAGCTATGGTTCCATTGAAAGAAGCTTCAGATTCTAAATTGGATACAGTTTATGCAGTAAGATTAGAGAGCAAAGTTATGGATAAATCGCCATTAACATTGGGGATTACAGCTATAACAGATACAGATGTAGCTGATGATAGTAAATTAAATAAAACAGCTGTTGGTTTAGATGCTTCATATCCTGTTTCAAAATACTTAATACCATATGCAGAATTTGCTAAACTTATGGATTTTGGACAAGGAATGGGAGCAGGATTTAGAGGTGGAAGTAAATTTTTCAATTATAAATTAGAATATAGAAATATAGGTAAGGAATTTACACCTGTGTTATATGATTATTATTATAACAAAAACAAAGATACATATGATTTGAGCAAGGTAGAGGCTTATTCAGGATATTTACTACAAGTTGGATCAAATATATTTGATATATTAACTATGGGAATAAAATATGAGGATTACGGAGACAATAGTAAAGTATTAACAGGAACAGCACTATTTTCTAAGTTGAAATTTTTACCAGGTATGTGGTCGAGATTACAGGCTGGATTTAATTACATGCAAAAAGGTGTAGATTTTAATGACTTCAGTTGGGAAGATAAAGAAAAAGCTGTGATTAATGGATATATTGTTTATCCTGCAAGTGGAAGTGTAGATGTTAGAATAGAGTATAATAAAGAAGCAGGAGAAGAAGCATATCAAACATTTAGAACAATTATTAGATTTTAACATATAAAAAAATATAAAAAGCAGGAAATATATTAATTTCCTGCTTTTTTAATATATTAAAAAAGTATAAACTTATTTAGCCCGACTTCACTGAGAATTAGCTAAAAACAATTTAAATAACTCTTAAAATATGGTATAATTAAACTAATTAATATTTGAATGATATAGTGTAAAATTTTACAATTATTTTACATTATATTATACTAATGGTAGTCTAATAATTTTTTAAAGTTCACTATTAATATATTCTAAAAAAAAATAATTTCTTTGATAAATTGTATGTATCTGATATACTAATTATAAAGTATGTTATAATTAGTATATTGATAAATTTTTATATTTTAATATTAAAGTA is a window from the Haliovirga abyssi genome containing:
- a CDS encoding CHASE2 domain-containing protein; the encoded protein is MFRKKTFLLGIFLTFLVTIIFFMYSNLKINLFEIFELKTVDLRYKIRGTEKKDLGVIIIGIDEKSLDKIGKWPWKRSIHGELVKKLNEDGVKSIAFDVSFTESSTSKELLDYKLNLKKIILNGYKNGDIKKKTALSLAKELNKLKLDEDYLFAKALKKAGNVSIGTYNILNEKDVKLSKEVLDNKVYIFNRYVNVPGLAEQLKEVGRTGKRSFEPFSVYKVIPPIKLIGTFCYGVAPYEIGRPDPDGVFRSIPMATYEKYTGLYFPPLYLLAYLNANKYTMDKNVVLDIKNNRLKIYKNAAQLSGLEKSIPLNKDGYQRLNYYGKGHTFEYVSYIDVLNGNVSKDKLKDKIALVGYTDTAKGLYDLRATPFDPNTPGVEIHATAIQNLIDNKYLVRWEVGEHTILILIFGLLITMSLSMKKANFKTTNFMALGIITGYIAMAQILFNNGIWIEIFYPTMSYITIYLSLLILNYVNEELEKKRVKNAFRHYTPPALIDELLKNPDKLKLGGERKILTAFFSDIQGFTSISEGMGPEELVEFLNEYLSYMTDIILNDNGMVDKYEGDAIMAVFGAPVYIEDHALRACYAALEYQKKLDELREKWSGRGLPPIYARIGINTGEMIVGNMGSQDRFDYTVIGDNVNLASRLEGANKQYGTYIMISSDTYREVKDYVEVRELDIIRVKGKNKPVDVYELICKKGELTEQKKGVLKYFLKGLVYYRAQEWEEAINSFEKVLEIDKNDSPAKVYIKRCEIFQKNSPEENWDGVYTFTTK
- a CDS encoding FecR family protein, with the protein product MKRILMILLGLMLVVNMGVFAQGDDLESLLQEDDTSLEQQLLGTAEKKSGDLMGGSVKDIIGQAVLQYPNEKVWKQVYKGMGVKEGTTVVTMENSEAKIELENGAIIDLRPKTQAIFNTLREDPEKKEMTETGIQLFVGKIYSNVKKLVKTGSKYEVKTGSATAGVRGTKFTVAVNETGDTEITTYEGTVAVTTVQSPEPVFVMAGEKIKALKGGKVNPKEKHNELPPKSLEKPVKEKKKAEKKAKVEEKKPTEKGNAGVTMEAGSNVVNGKSYGTLEIKPDFAHIFGTPIGLGLKIMVLQGDENGKNVTKYGPNASDKWYDSVSLRWAEYDSKTFGIRYGELSGVSYGQGLLMSGYSTFGIKTRVTLPKNGFKAMVPLKEASDSKLDTVYAVRLESKVMDKSPLTLGITAITDTDVADDSKLNKTAVGLDASYPVSKYLIPYAEFAKLMDFGQGMGAGFRGGSKFFNYKLEYRNIGKEFTPVLYDYYYNKNKDTYDLSKVEAYSGYLLQVGSNIFDILTMGIKYEDYGDNSKVLTGTALFSKLKFLPGMWSRLQAGFNYMQKGVDFNDFSWEDKEKAVINGYIVYPASGSVDVRIEYNKEAGEEAYQTFRTIIRF